In a genomic window of Amycolatopsis japonica:
- a CDS encoding GGDEF domain-containing protein: MDGRLGGARRRLKAWHLWSLPRPVRSYVLVVNLIAVLSTAATARLVPVTGTDLVRFGVLTLCAAIAIEGTRQIERQREYDRAPSVAYVDTKAVWSVAAVIALPPVLAAAMVVVTYTIAWLRIWPHQRPVLPHRWIFSAATVLCGTQAAVVVLSLGMRHYPGAPDSGLLAGLGDLAVIIVAAALRWAINTVLVMVAIALSSPPKSIGELFSGFGDQILEAGALGLGLVTAVVLVQANPLVLVGVVIALVALHRGLLLTQYRRDAHTDATTGLVTKRRWRQLAEEQLGRTRAGRKLGVLFLDLDNFKTINDTYGHPNGDLVLRAVGDALLAEVREQDICGRWGGEEFAIVIPDIHGEETLRQVAERIRHQVAVVSVALPDRDTVLTDLTVSIGGALYPAANITSVDDLLVATDTALYRAKQGGRNRVELAPPAQ, encoded by the coding sequence GTGGACGGACGACTCGGCGGCGCGCGGCGGCGGCTCAAGGCCTGGCACCTGTGGAGCCTGCCGCGACCTGTGCGTTCCTACGTCCTGGTCGTGAATCTCATCGCAGTCCTCTCGACCGCCGCCACGGCCCGGCTGGTCCCGGTGACCGGTACCGATCTCGTCCGGTTCGGCGTCTTGACGCTGTGCGCGGCCATCGCGATCGAGGGCACCCGGCAGATCGAACGCCAACGGGAGTACGACAGAGCCCCGTCAGTCGCCTACGTCGACACCAAGGCGGTCTGGAGCGTCGCCGCCGTCATCGCGCTGCCTCCGGTGCTCGCCGCCGCGATGGTCGTGGTGACCTACACCATCGCATGGCTGCGGATCTGGCCACACCAACGGCCGGTCCTCCCCCATCGGTGGATCTTCTCCGCCGCGACGGTGCTCTGCGGCACGCAGGCCGCCGTCGTCGTCCTCAGCCTCGGCATGCGTCATTACCCAGGCGCGCCCGACTCCGGTCTGCTCGCCGGGCTGGGCGACCTCGCCGTCATCATCGTGGCCGCGGCCCTGCGCTGGGCGATCAACACCGTGCTGGTGATGGTCGCGATCGCGCTCTCGTCGCCGCCGAAGTCGATCGGCGAACTGTTCTCCGGGTTCGGCGACCAGATCCTCGAGGCGGGCGCGCTCGGCCTCGGCCTCGTGACGGCCGTCGTCCTCGTCCAGGCCAACCCGCTGGTGCTGGTCGGCGTCGTCATCGCGCTGGTCGCGCTGCACCGCGGGCTGCTGCTGACGCAGTACCGGCGTGACGCGCACACCGACGCCACCACCGGTCTCGTCACGAAACGCCGCTGGCGTCAGCTGGCGGAGGAACAGCTGGGCCGCACCCGCGCCGGCCGCAAACTCGGCGTGCTGTTCCTCGACCTCGACAACTTCAAGACGATCAACGACACCTACGGCCATCCCAACGGCGACCTCGTCCTGCGCGCGGTCGGCGACGCCCTGCTCGCCGAGGTCCGCGAACAGGACATCTGCGGGCGGTGGGGCGGCGAGGAGTTCGCGATCGTCATCCCGGACATCCACGGCGAGGAGACGCTGCGCCAGGTGGCCGAACGGATCCGGCACCAGGTGGCGGTGGTCTCGGTCGCCCTGCCCGATCGCGACACCGTGCTGACCGACCTGACGGTGTCGATCGGCGGCGCGTTGTACCCGGCGGCCAACATCACCAGCGTCGACGACCTCCTCGTCGCCACCGACACCGCGCTCTACCGGGCTAAGCAGGGTGGCCGCAACAGGGTCGAACTGGCACCGCCCGCGCAGTAG